A DNA window from Treponema primitia ZAS-1 contains the following coding sequences:
- the atpC gene encoding ATP synthase F1 subunit epsilon, with product MPSLFTFEVHTPYRPFYKDKVEAISVTLLDGEVGILAHHAAITAPIKPCLVKIKERSGQWKTGFVSEGILEVAGGKTVLMVDSAEWPDEIDHERALEAKRQAEEILKNSSFKFESGTAKQKLERADMRLKAWELRGEKAPE from the coding sequence ATGCCAAGCCTGTTTACCTTTGAAGTGCATACCCCCTACCGCCCGTTTTACAAGGACAAGGTTGAAGCTATCAGCGTCACCCTCCTGGACGGCGAAGTTGGTATTCTTGCCCACCACGCGGCCATAACCGCACCGATTAAACCCTGCCTGGTAAAGATAAAGGAAAGAAGCGGTCAGTGGAAAACCGGCTTTGTCTCAGAGGGCATCCTGGAAGTGGCGGGGGGTAAGACGGTGCTCATGGTAGACTCCGCCGAATGGCCCGATGAAATTGATCACGAAAGGGCCCTGGAAGCAAAGAGACAGGCCGAGGAAATCCTGAAGAATTCGAGCTTTAAGTTTGAGTCCGGGACCGCCAAGCAAAAACTGGAACGGGCGGATATGCGGCTTAAGGCCTGGGAGCTTCGCGGGGAAAAGGCGCCCGAATAA
- a CDS encoding sensor histidine kinase gives MEKRFWQMCFLGAFILSGSFSAFCAGNSVASSSGQGDHSGEPVYVFSRQWLDIEQLMLEENGQDKNEQLLGMLRDFRASLEDLIETPLYQTYRFNSLFHKETMNRLFAASANFEEAVLQGRQEELPALALDMNEALNNWQEQDAEVADAIHLRYFNQFFILTAVISLLALAIWLLNRALAHSQVRAEQSAAFSQAIVLAQEDERSRISRELHDTVAQDLRAQALRIAGLKRVEDRTEQAALCDELAATQRGLVDSIRAICDGLFPPDFRYQGLGDALDRLCREFGERTGIDCRLTLREDPRYTDMDTTAQLQCFRLVQEALTNIEKHAEASEAAVVLRWEEDTLLICISDNGKGFTVSPSRENPAIYAAGHFGIRGMYTRTAILRGSLRFESERGEGTTVIIRAPFPREAPRP, from the coding sequence TTTGGCAAATGTGCTTCCTTGGCGCCTTCATTCTTAGCGGAAGCTTTTCAGCCTTTTGCGCGGGAAACTCCGTTGCAAGCAGCTCTGGGCAGGGGGACCATTCGGGAGAACCGGTGTATGTGTTTTCCCGGCAGTGGCTGGACATTGAACAGCTTATGCTGGAAGAAAACGGGCAGGACAAAAACGAACAGCTTTTGGGGATGCTTAGGGATTTCCGTGCATCCCTGGAGGATCTTATTGAAACTCCGCTTTACCAAACCTACCGGTTTAATTCTCTTTTTCACAAGGAGACCATGAATCGACTCTTCGCCGCAAGCGCCAATTTTGAGGAGGCGGTTCTGCAGGGGCGGCAGGAGGAATTGCCGGCGCTGGCCCTGGATATGAACGAAGCCCTGAACAACTGGCAGGAACAGGATGCGGAGGTGGCGGACGCCATACATCTGCGCTATTTTAATCAGTTCTTTATCCTTACCGCAGTTATCAGCCTGCTTGCCCTGGCCATATGGCTGCTGAACCGGGCGCTGGCCCATTCCCAGGTACGGGCGGAACAGAGCGCCGCCTTCTCCCAGGCCATAGTATTAGCCCAGGAGGACGAGCGGAGCCGGATAAGCCGGGAGCTCCACGATACGGTTGCCCAGGATCTGCGCGCCCAGGCGCTGCGGATTGCCGGGCTTAAGCGGGTGGAAGACCGTACTGAACAGGCTGCGTTATGCGACGAGTTGGCCGCAACCCAACGGGGGTTGGTAGATTCCATACGGGCTATCTGCGACGGCCTCTTTCCCCCGGACTTCCGGTATCAGGGCCTGGGTGATGCCCTGGACCGGCTCTGCAGGGAATTTGGTGAACGCACGGGAATCGACTGCCGCCTCACCCTGCGGGAAGACCCCCGGTATACAGACATGGACACCACGGCGCAGCTCCAGTGTTTCCGTCTGGTACAGGAGGCGCTTACCAATATTGAAAAACACGCGGAAGCATCCGAGGCGGCGGTGGTATTACGCTGGGAGGAGGATACCCTGCTTATCTGCATCAGCGATAACGGCAAGGGCTTTACGGTTTCCCCTTCCCGGGAAAACCCGGCTATCTATGCCGCCGGGCATTTCGGTATCCGGGGAATGTACACCCGCACAGCAATTCTGCGCGGCAGTCTGCGTTTTGAGAGTGAACGCGGCGAAGGAACCACCGTAATTATTCGGGCGCCTTTTCCCCGCGAAGCTCCCAGGCCTTAA